In Gossypium arboreum isolate Shixiya-1 chromosome 3, ASM2569848v2, whole genome shotgun sequence, the sequence AAATCTATCCACCAAGTGTGTTTAGGTATCAACGTCAAATTAATCATAAAACAAACAAAATCAAATGGTGCACCTTTCACACCACAAGAGAAACAACCATCATTAATTGAATCATTTTGTTGTTTCTTTTGTAGTGTCGTAACCGCAACATTTTTTTTTTGCCTACCACATTGAAGTTAGATTTGTTAAGAGAGTATCAAATTTAGCCTTTTCCTTCTTGACAAGTCCTTTTTCAAATACTGACAATAAAAATATGTCAAACAATAAATCTTTTTTTGGGTCGATTTATTATTCATATGTAAAATCGaataattttcacatatttattaCAATAATTGCACATGTAATATCATTAAATATTAACCTTCATTTTAAACTGATCAATATTAACACGGCTTAAATTACATGCACATAACCTtttctattttaaattaaaataattttaacaatagaTGTCAGTTTGGTAACTTATTATTTCaactaaattatattaaaatatataaaatataccaaaatttaaatttaatatttccaTAATAGTTAAAGGTCgaactaaaatttttattagagtatagtttcaaataacCTAAAAAAGGTTAtctaaatgacttaataaaaaaaactcaaaatcttattCTTTGACTGAACttgatatatattaaatattaaaaccaAATATAAGATTCGAAGCTTAGAATCAAAGGCCAGAAATTATAGCcattatcaaataaaataattacaaaaagatTGATAATATACCTATTGAATTCATTCGTGAAACTTTAGTTCTAAATGACGACATTAGAAAATTGATTATCTTATTAAATGTTCGGTAGAGTTGGATATAATTGACATGCCATAGTATAGATTGAGTATAGGTTACTTTGACTGCATGTCAATGAGCATTGGACGCATTTTGTTCCAGACGTTCCGATGAGTGTTGGGTATAATTTTTACTTCAATTAACCAATGAGCGCTAGGCGCAATCTATTTGCTTCGAATGTTTTGATGAGGCATTAAGTACCAAATTGATGTGTCGATTGGAATCTTGGTATTCGTTTCCAAATTAAGTTAATAaagatataaaatataaattgaaaaaatcgtatacaaattagataaaaatgatgaaatgaagaattaatctaaataagatgataaattagaaaatatttattttttatattttagagaAAAAGGAACAGAGAAAACTAGAATGTAATAATACGTTGGACCGAAAGGGAGTGAGCTAAACAAATCGAATCAACAAAATGGacaaaggattaaatagctatttGTTATGGCTTCTCCAATAGGATCTAGCTCCCATTCACTCTCAAACTTCAAAACTATATTTAATAAACATATTAAACTAATGgaacaaaataaatcaaaactatatttaataaacatattaaactaatggaacaaaataaataaacatactTACCCATTTATTATAATATGACAATCAATTCTATTAACTTAAGagagagaaaaataagaaaattattgACATGATACAATATCAACAATAGTAGAACATAAATCAAACCGAATACATCCAAATTATATCCTCATGCTCATTTCTaattttgaaagaaaacaaatgacTGAGAGGTAGAAGTAGGCAATGAATTAGGTCATGATAAAAAGGTCTGTTAAGATTCTTCGGATCTTCTACAAATGCAAATCCCGTTTGAATTAGTGAGACATAAACAACTATAATAGCTCCAAGGGTAGAGATGCCTACCACCCAACTTCTGAAATAATGGTGTACCAACCCCGCTCTAAACCAAGCATAGGAGCCATTGCAATAAGTGTTCATATCGTGTACCACTTTGCATAAATAAGACTCCCTACCATCCCTTGCTATTTCCTTGCACAGTCCATTCACAAGTTTTGCCACTTCTTCGTTGCTACCTAAACAATGGTGAAGAATCCCCTTGTGGTGAAGAAGTCCCACATCTTCAGCTGAGTTAATCAAACCATCGAAAAAGAACAAAAACGATGTCACATAAGGTTTGCACTTGGGATGGCATTGTTCATAGGCCACCATGTTTCGAAACAGGGTTCCCTTGTGATCATCGATGTAGAGAGGAGGGACTTTTAGCCACCTCTCCTGGGATCTTACATCTAGTGGAGAACAATTAACAGCTTTCTCAATCACGACACCAGCTTCCATTAGCTCCGTTATGGACCGCACCATGTCAATCCCCTCTTCTGCTGCATTGCTCGAATCGCTCGTCTTGCTGGTATTTAGTCCTTGTGATAAGTTTTTAGGGAATGGGAGGATACTTTGCCTGAAAAGGTCAAGAAAGTGCAACGTGTTCTGAATTCCTTGTGCATTCACGGCCCTCACATCCCCTTGAGACTGCAATAGAGGATTGAAAAAACAAAGGGCAAGCTGTTCCAAGCATGCGCTTGATTCTTCTGATCTTTTGGTCAGCTCAAACAGTTTCTGCAGAACAAAAAGAGGAAGCTGGTTTTCAAGCATGATCAAATCCCGACGAAGAGTAGGCAGCATCCACCTTTGAACAGAGGGAGCACAGTGAAAGTTGTTGTGCTTCAACTCTCTCAAGAGCTCCACAATGAAGCAGCCATCAACCAGCATCATCCTAACAAATTTATCCTTACTATGTTGCTCAGCATTGTCCCAGTAGCACCTACGAGCATCCTGCTCCAAATCTTCCATGGCTTTCATCGCTGGGTGTAGTTCCACCCCATTAGGCTGTTTTGGACGAAAGAGGCGGTGAAAGAATTTCCATTTCAGCTCTTCCATTGCTATTAACCTTTCCTGTCCAAGATGGTAAGGACCGATTGAGATGATAGTAGGAGCATAGGCGTCGGGTTGCACCTCACGCATGTTAACGGGGACCCTGTATATGCACGCATTTTCTCTGTCATTGGGAACAATAACTGCCAACTCCTCCTTCAATGTGGCTTTCCACTTTGATAAATGTTGTTGATTCAAAGCTTTGGCAGTGTCATGAAAGGTTCTGCTTGACTTGTGCAAAAGCAACCTTGTAAGGGAGCAGTTTCTCATTTCCAGATGAAACTACAAGTAGACCAAGCGAAAATATGAAGATGTTACAAGAAAAAAAAGCAACTGAGTCACCTTGGAGAAAATTGATAAGTTATAAGGAAGAATAGTTCAACTCTTTTTGTTGTAAAATGCAAATATTGTTGTAACTTGGTAACATGGAGTGTACCCAAGCAGAGTTGATAGATTAGTGGATAGATAACACACAAGTATTGAATTGCAAATATGTTCTTTAAGTTAGGGATGAGAAATAGCTAGGGAGGAGGGAAAGTTTTTGGAAGGATGTTTTGAATGGGTTTTGAAAGAAATTTGGGAGTTCTTAATGTTTTTGTTGTTTTTGCATTTATTGTTGACTGTTGTTTTTGCATTTATTGTTGACCGTTGAGGGCTGATGGCCTGATGCTTGATTTTTTTCTACCATCCAtttgttttttatattataagattttattttttattttttttgggctTGTGAATTCCTatttgatttttattgaatttggggtttattttaatttttatttggtcTCTAGAATTTTTGCTGTTGTCCATTTTTTATATCCAATCCAACAACCGACTTCTAAAGGCCCTTAAACCAATCTACAActaaaaatatcaatttaaaattatgttatatatttattagagttaaaatgtgattttgtatATATTGATTTGTATCTTGATAGTTCTCAAAAGGATAATTTTACCATAATATAAATAATGAATTGCTTATAtttctaaatataattttatatttcttatatatacataaaaataaagcATGTCAGTGAAGAGATAGCTATTTGTTATGGCTTCTCCAATAGTGGATCTAGCTCCCATTCACTCTCAAACTTAAAACTATCTTCAATAAACATATTAAACTAATGGAATATAATTACTATTTTAGTATACTTGAAAACTAtcttcaataaataaataaaactaatggaacaaaataaataaacataagtACCCATTTATTATAATATGACAATTAATGTGATTAACTTAAGAGAGAGAAAAGTAAAAAAAGAAGTTATTATACATTTGAGACATGATACATTAACAACAATAGTAGAACTTAGATCAAATTGAATACATCCAAATTTTATTCTCATTCTCATCATTTattttgaaagaaaataaatgaCTAAGAGGTAGAAGTAGGCAATGAATTAGGTCGTGATGAAAGGGTTTGTTAAGATTTTTCGGATCTTCTACAAATACAAAACCCGTTTGAATTAGTGAGAGATTAACAACTATAATAGCTCCAAGGGTGGAGATGCCTACCACCCAACTTCTGAAATAATGGTGTACCAACCCCGCTCTAAACCAAGCATAGGAGCCATTGCAATAAGTGTTCATATCGTGTACTACTTTGCATAAATAAGACTCCCTACCATCCATTGCTATTTCCTTGCACAGTCCATTCAAAAGTTTTGCCACTTCTTTGTTGCTACCTAAACAATGGTGAAGAACCCCTTTGTGGTGAAGAAATCCCACATCTTCAGCTGAGTTAATCAAACCATCGAAAAAGAACAAATACGATGTCACATAAGGTTTGCACTTGGGATGGCATTGTTCATAGGCCACCATGTTTCGAAACAGGGTTCCCTTGTGATCATCGATGTAGAGAGGAGGGACTTTTAGCCACCTCCCCTCGGAGCTTACATCTAGTGGAGGACAATTAACAGCTTTCTCAATCACGACACCAGCTTCCATTAGCTCCGTCATGGACCGCACCATGTCAATCCCCTCTTCTGCTGCATTGCTCGAATCGCTCGTCTTGCTAGTTTTTAGTCCTTGTGGTAAGTTTATAGGAAATGGGAGGATACTTTGCCTGAAAAGGTCAAGAAAGTGCAACGTGTTCTGAATTCCTTGTGCATTCACGGCCCGCACATCCCCTTGAGACTGCAATAGAGGATTGAAAAAACAAAGGGCAAGCTGTTCCAAGCAAGTCCTTGATTCTTCTGATCTTTTGGTCAGCTCAAACAATTTCTGCAAAACAAAAAGAGGAAGCTGGTTTTCAAGCATGATCAGATCCCGACGAAGAGTAGGCAGCATCCACCTTTGAACAGAGGGAGCATACTGAAAGTTGTTGTGCTTCAACTCTCTCAAGAGCTCCACAATGAAGCAGCCATCAACCAGCATCATCCTAACAAATTTATCCTTACTATGTTGTTCAGCATTGTCCCAGTAGCACCTACGAGCATCCTGCTCCAAATCTTCCATGGCTTTCATCGCTGGGTGTAGTTCCACCCCATTAGGCTGTTTTGGACGAAAGAGGCGGTGAAAGAATTTCCATTTCAGCTCTTCCATTGCTTGTAACCTTTCCTGTCCAAGATGGTAAGGACCGATTGAGATGATAGTGGGAGCATAGGCGTCGGGTTGCACCTCACGCATGTTAACGGGGACCCTGTATATGCACGCATTTTCTCTGTCATTGGGAACATTAATTGCCAACTCCTCCTTCAATGTGGCTTTCCACTTTGATAAATGTTGTTGATTCAAAGCTTTGGCAGTGTCATGAAAGGTTCTGCTTGACTTGTGCAAAAGCAACCTTGTAAGGGAGCAGTTTCTCATTTCCAGATGTGAAGATGTAACAAGAAAAAGAGTAACTGAGTCACTTAGGAGAAAATTGATAAGTTATAAGGAAGAATAGTTCAACTCTTAAAGGTTAAGTTGTCTATTAATTGAATCTATCCTCAACAAGTGtactttttataaatatatttttgttaaaaataattaCTTATCGCAAGTAactatatattattaatttgtaaCTCCGTGGATAACAAATAATTATATGGAGGGAGAATCTGGGACCGTTTCCAGCAGTAGTTGTTTTTGCATGAAATTccttgggaaatagaaaaaccctaaacctactACTATGCATGGAAACTATAAACAAACAAATCCTATAGTAATATATCCTCATGAAAACTGAAGCTCTTTTCTTTTCGGCCAAAACCAAACTTTCATTCAAACGCCATCTCCATCCTTCACTTCAAATTGATGGATAAATAATCTAATATGACAGACAAATCCTAAAATGTTATTTGAGTGGTCGGTTTAGTTGTTCTATATTCATCAATTCAAAGCTTTGACCCTAGCTCTCGAACTTTGGGCCTAAAACTatacaaatattaaactaaatCGGGCAAAGATTATGAAAAACGGcaacaaaaattttatttttatttttatttttatataacaaTAAAAAAACCTCCTAGTTCTCAGTAGTCAGTCCTTACCCCAAAGCTCGAGGTGGTGAATactaacattttttttctttgtttcctgGGAAAACCATCCCACTAGATCCACCTGTGAAACCGCGTGGAAACTGACACAACCCTAATAATATATTGTGaatgcaaatttaaaaattagttGCAAAGAGCATGTTGTACGCACATGATAGAGACTCTGAGAAAGAGGTGCATATTTGTATATACTAATGCAGTAAATCAGGAATGGATCCACCACATGatgaataataatatagaaaaacGGGACTGCTTTAAATTTCAAAGTCACCTCATACATATATCATCATTTGACTGACTGAGTCAAATTAATATTTAGGCTGTATTCACCTGAATTATATCTATTTTCTTCttattttggtatttaatttttttttcatatctAAATTATAATTTCGTTACATTTTTAGTTCCTGTCGTTTACGGTGTTTAAAAAAGTAACCAATCAAAACACGTTATGTCCTTGTTAATTGCCGATGTGGACAATGACGTGACTGTTGACCACATTGATTGTGAGTTGACCATGTTGaccaaataaaaattataaacaattatgaaaatattattaaaatcataaaaatatttttaaatacataaaattgtaaaatatatttaattattaaaaatattaaaattgtaaattattattaaatgttgttaaaaatattttaaaattataaaaagttataaaaatatcaaattgagaaaattattaaaaatgcaaataattatttaaaatttttaaaccggtggcatttaattgataatttcacaatttttaataattttataatttttattaaatcaaatattgtTATTGTTTCAAGACCGTGAATGTCAAAATAGTAATGCCGAATAAAtcaagaaatgaaaaagatgacaacatAAAAATCTCATTGTATTTACAAATTTTTAATAATCATTTATGGTTttacaaattttagaatttgtagataaaattgaagaagaagaagaattatttgatttgttaattatttacaaattttaataatcatttatggttttaatgattttaaaaagttttaaataattttttattttaataaattttataatttaaaaaaataaaatttttcggTCTAATCAATGCGGTCAACCATCACGTCATTGTCTACATCAGCGATTAATAAAGACACGTGACGTGTTATGATTGGTTGTTATTTTTGTTAACACCACTAATGCAGGGGCCAAAAAAGTATAATGAAACTATAGTTCAGGTATCAAGATAAAAATAAAGGTTTAAGTATTAATATGGAAAATGAGTATAATTTACGGGGTAAACCCTTATatttatcataatttatatacctATCAAGCATGCAGTGAAAAAAGGAAATTCCCCTTGTTAATTGTTTTCAGTCACCCACCGGCCACTGCCCGCCCTTCAATCATTCGCTCATGTTATTTCAGACTCCCCACGGAATCTTTCTTTCGCA encodes:
- the LOC108477484 gene encoding UPF0481 protein At3g47200-like, whose translation is MRNCSLTRLLLHKSSRTFHDTAKALNQQHLSKWKATLKEELAVIVPNDRENACIYRVPVNMREVQPDAYAPTIISIGPYHLGQERLIAMEELKWKFFHRLFRPKQPNGVELHPAMKAMEDLEQDARRCYWDNAEQHSKDKFVRMMLVDGCFIVELLRELKHNNFHCAPSVQRWMLPTLRRDLIMLENQLPLFVLQKLFELTKRSEESSACLEQLALCFFNPLLQSQGDVRAVNAQGIQNTLHFLDLFRQSILPFPKNLSQGLNTSKTSDSSNAAEEGIDMVRSITELMEAGVVIEKAVNCSPLDVRSQERWLKVPPLYIDDHKGTLFRNMVAYEQCHPKCKPYVTSFLFFFDGLINSAEDVGLLHHKGILHHCLGSNEEVAKLVNGLCKEIARDGRESYLCKVVHDMNTYCNGSYAWFRAGLVHHYFRSWVVGISTLGAIIVVYVSLIQTGFAFVEDPKNLNRPFYHDLIHCLLLPLSHLFSFKIRNEHEDIIWMYSV
- the LOC108477485 gene encoding UPF0481 protein At3g47200-like, with amino-acid sequence MRNCSLTRLLLHKSSRTFHDTAKALNQQHLSKWKATLKEELAINVPNDRENACIYRVPVNMREVQPDAYAPTIISIGPYHLGQERLQAMEELKWKFFHRLFRPKQPNGVELHPAMKAMEDLEQDARRCYWDNAEQHSKDKFVRMMLVDGCFIVELLRELKHNNFQYAPSVQRWMLPTLRRDLIMLENQLPLFVLQKLFELTKRSEESRTCLEQLALCFFNPLLQSQGDVRAVNAQGIQNTLHFLDLFRQSILPFPINLPQGLKTSKTSDSSNAAEEGIDMVRSMTELMEAGVVIEKAVNCPPLDVSSEGRWLKVPPLYIDDHKGTLFRNMVAYEQCHPKCKPYVTSYLFFFDGLINSAEDVGFLHHKGVLHHCLGSNKEVAKLLNGLCKEIAMDGRESYLCKVVHDMNTYCNGSYAWFRAGLVHHYFRSWVVGISTLGAIIVVNLSLIQTGFVFVEDPKNLNKPFHHDLIHCLLLPLSHLFSFKINDENENKIWMYSI